From the Brassica napus cultivar Da-Ae chromosome A8, Da-Ae, whole genome shotgun sequence genome, one window contains:
- the LOC106359393 gene encoding uncharacterized protein LOC106359393, producing MAERSFSQLPISSSHGGRRMMNTRRGVFPVSEYWIHAIPVIIFLCFFTLWFFSHSVRLDEDSGEIMSVRLLEKSMAVRNESHVSLAVLASSAVAPVSVNHTLIAHRNATQSHNATDKAEVRKRQEIKAKGKKKKRGGRKEKMEKDVNKSKSVKKAKKSLAG from the exons ATGGCGGAAAGATCCTTCTCTCAGCTCCCGATCTCTTCATCTCACGGCGGCAGGAGGATGATGAACACCAGGAGAGGAGTTTTTCCGGTGTCGGAGTACTGGATCCACGCGATTCCGGTGATcatcttcctctgtttcttcacGCTCTGGTTCTTCTCCCACTCAG TGAGGTTGGACGAGGACAGTGGTGAGATCATGTCAGTGCGTCTTCTCGAGAAGTCCATGGCCGTGAGAAACGAGTCTCATGTGAGCTTGGCGGTTCTTGCTTCCTCCGCCGTGGCCCCAGTCTCTGTTAACCATACTCTGATTGCTCATCGCAACGCAACTCAATCTCACAATGCGACTGACAAGGCTGAGGTTCGTAAGCGGCAAGAGATAAAGGCgaaagggaagaagaagaagagaggaggtagaaaagagaagatggagaaggATGTAAACAAGTCCAAATCCGTGAAGAAAGCAAAGAAGTCACTCGCCGGCTAA
- the LOC106362267 gene encoding L-ascorbate peroxidase 1, cytosolic, with protein MTKNYPTVSEDYKKAVEKCRRKLRGLIAEKHCAPIMVRLAWHSAGTFDCVTKTGGPFGTMRFTDEQAHEANSGIQIALGLLDPVRVQFPTISFADFHQLAGVVAVEVTGGPEIQFHPGREDKPQPPPEGRLPDATKGCNHLRDVFAKQMGLTDNDIVALSGAHTLGKCHKDRSGFEGAWTSNPLIFDNSYFKELLSGEKEGLIQLVSDKALLDDPTFRSLVEKYAADEDAFFSDYALAHLKLSELGFADA; from the exons ATGACGAAGAACTACCCAACAGTGAGCGAAGACTACAAGAAGGCTGTTGAGAAGTGCAGGAGGAAGCTTAGAGGCTTGATAGCTGAGAAGCACTGTGCACCTATCATGGTCCGCCTCGC ATGGCACTCTGCTGGAACATTCGATTGTGTCACAAAGACTGGTGGTCCCTTCGGAACAATGAGGTTTACCGATGAGCAAGCTCATGAGGCCAACAGTGGTATCCAGATTGCTCTTGGGTTGTTGGACCCTGTCAGGGTCCAGTTCCCTACCATCTCCTTTGCTGATTTCCATCag CTTGCTGGTGTTGTGGCCGTTGAAGTCACTGGTGGACCTGAAATTCAATTCCACCCTGGAAGAGAG GACAAGCCCCAGCCACCTCCAGAGGGTCGTCTTCCTGATGCTACAAAGGGTTGTAACCACTTGAGAGACGTCTTTGCAAAGCAGATGGGTTTGACTGACAATGACATCGTCGCTTTATCTGGTGCCCACACTCTG GGGAAATGCCACAAGGATAGGTCTGGCTTTGAAGGTGCTTGGACTTCAAACCCTCTTATTTTCGACAACTCTTACTTCAA GGAACTCTTGAGCGGTGAGAAGGAAGGTCTTATTCAACTTGTCTCTGACAAGGCGCTATTGGATGATCCCACGTTCCGTTCCTTGGTTGAGAAATACGCTGCT GATGAGGACGCCTTTTTCTCTGATTACGCTTTGGCCCACTTGAAGCTTTCTGAGCTCGG
- the LOC106362263 gene encoding histone H4: protein MSGRGKGGKGLGKGGAKRHRKVLRDNIQGITKPAIRRLARRGGVKRISGLIYEETRGVLKIFLENVIRDAVTYTEHARRKTVTAMDVVYALKRQGRTLYGFGG, encoded by the coding sequence ATGTCAGGAAGAGGAAAGGGAGGAAAGGGATTGGGAAAAGGAGGAGCGAAGAGGCACAGGAAGGTGCTGAGGGATAACATCCAAGGCATCACCAAGCCTGCGATTCGTCGTCTTGCTCGCAGAGGTGGAGTCAAGCGTATAAGCGGTCTGATCTACGAGGAGACAAGAGGAGTCCTCAAGATCTTCCTCGAGAATGTCATCCGCGACGCCGTTACTTACACCGAGCACGCTAGGAGGAAGACGGTTACTGCTATGGATGTGGTGTATGCTTTGAAGAGGCAAGGACGTACTCTCTACGGGTTCGGCGGTTAA
- the LOC106362264 gene encoding probable serine/threonine-protein kinase PBL5: MGCFGSSKKSSKRSDKNRKDTAKIRKTLGGTSDQTQPCSDSTKVSPYRDVDKEGVVVKEEDQLALDVKGLNLDDQPTGKKAQTFTFEELKVATGNFRSDCFLGEGGFGKVFKGTLEKLDQVVAIKQLDRNGAQGIREFAVEVLTLSLADHPNLVKLIGFCAEGDQRLLVYEYMPQGSLEDHLHDLPYGKKPLDWSTRMKIAAGAARGLEYLHDRMKPPVIYRDLKCSNILLGEDYQPKLSDFGLAKVGPSGDNTHVSTRVMGTYGYCAPDYAMTGQLTFKSDIYSFGVVLLELITGRKAIDSTKERKDQNLVGWARPLFKDRRNFPKMVDPLLQGQYPVRGLYQALAIAAMCVQEQPNMRPVVSDVVLALNFLASSKYDPNSPSSSSRRRNASLHRDRDDEEKRPDLLKETESEVSS, translated from the exons ATGGGTTGTTTCGGAAGCAGTAAGAAATCGAGCAAACGATCGGATAAGAATCGCAAGGATACTGCGAAAATCAGGAAGACTCTCGGTGGTACAAGCGATCAGACTCAGCCCTGTTCAG ATTCCACAAAAGTGAGTCCGTACCGAGATGTTGATAAGGAAGGTGTTGTTGTTAAGGAGGAGGATCAGTTAGCTCTCGACGTGAAGGGTTTGAATTTAGACGACCAGCCCACAGGGAAGAAAGCACAGACCTTTACATTCGAAGAGCTTAAGGTCGCTACAGGGAACTTTAGGTCGGATTGTTTTCTTGGTGAAGGAGGTTTTGGTAAAGTGTTCAAGGGTACTTTAGAGAAACTTGATCAG GTTGTTGCAATCAAGCAACTTGACCGTAACGGTGCTCAAGGAATCAGGGAGTTTGCGGTTGAGGTGTTGACGCTAAGTCTCGCTGACCATCCTAATCTAGTGAAGCTTATTGGGTTTTGCGCTGAGGGTGATCAGAGACTGTTGGTCTACGAGTACATGCCGCAAGGGTCTCTTGAAGATCATCTACATG ATCTCCCATATGGTAAAAAGCCACTTGATTGGAGCACTCGGATGAAGATAGCAGCTGGTGCAGCAAGAGGACTAGAGTATCTGCACGATAGGATGAAGCCCCCTGTGATCTACCGTGATCTCAAATGCTCGAATATCTTGCTTGGTGAAGACTATCAACCAAAGCTATCAGACTTTGGGTTGGCTAAAGTTGGACCAAGCGGGGACAACACACACGTCTCCACAAGGGTTATGGGAACTTATGGATACTGTGCTCCTGACTACGCTATGACGGGTCAGCTCACGTTTAAATCCGATATTTACAGCTTTGGAGTAGTCCTTCTTGAGCTTATCACCGGGAGGAAAGCGATTGATAGTACAAAAGAGCGTAAAGATCAGAACTTGGTCGGATGG GCACGACCGTTGTTTAAAGACAGGAGGAACTTCCCGAAAATGGTTGATCCGTTGCTTCAGGGACAGTACCCTGTTAGAGGACTGTACCAAGCGCTTGCAATTGCAGCAATGTGCGTTCAAGAGCAGCCGAACATGAGGCCTGTTGTATCAGACGTAGTGTTGGCTCTAAACTTTTTGGCTTCTTCTAAATATGATCCGAATAGTCCTAGCAGCAGCAGCAGGAGGAGGAACGCTTCTTTACACAGAGATAGAGATGATGAAGAGAAAAGACCAGACCTACTCAAGGAAACAGAATCTGAAGTGTCTTCGTAG
- the LOC106360268 gene encoding probable NOT transcription complex subunit VIP2 — protein MYGFSCTQLLLFIVKCFLIHLLTFFSSFVSAQSTICKMSTSSNSTSSLTGSTSSVPDGSRRTFTPFFPQFGSMSPVLNPDGTLQGVYDVKDHIFFPTSNVPRAGPRNSVFGAPILVNATSSRAPPPPSSMGNTAGGVSMSRALISDGGNIMSSTGSMAGGGLMSRALIFDGGSIMSSMGSMDGSTDHNRSMMIGLQGSPQVYSMSGSSYPSAARGHSQTHVQAMNSLSSMNLMNSNYMTTDYQMDLHQQELMMQSQQSSMGRHGGFYFGDASMPTYPLQLPSDQAVSRSGVIFSQTGGPPTIGSRSVNAATGYDDQPLRHHQNTSQFGGEKLPAIGQPIRDVGSQPTQAATQSTPDPFSMLGLVNVINQTNPDVTTLALGVDLQEIGLDMTSKEKLFKTFASPWANEPLKEDHEHFDLPQCYNAVQLPPPNQGMFRRFDMSTLFYIFYSMPNDEAQLYAANELNNRYWFYHKEHKCWFKRTEIPLVQTNAYERGTYDCFDPDKFETVQKENFVIYYEMLERRPSLPQHRV, from the exons ATGTATGGCTTCAGCTGCACTCAACTTCTACTGTTTATAGTTAAGTGTTTCTTGATCCACCTGCTTACGTTCTTTTCTTCCTTCGTTTCAGCTCAATCAACCATTTGCAAAATGTCAACTTCTTCTAAC TCGACGTCATCACTCACCGGTTCTACTTCGAGTGTACCAGACGGTTCAAGGAGAACGTTCACTCCTTTCTTTCCTCAGTTTGGGTCGATGTCTCCTGTTTTAAACCCTGATG GAACTCTCCAGGGCGTTTATGATGTTAAAGACCACATTTTTTTTCCCACCTCGAATGTTCCCCGCGCTGGACCGAGAAACTCAG TTTTTGGAGCTCCAATTTTGGTAAATGCCACAAGCTCTCGAGCACCACCACCACCGAGCTCTATGGGGAATACGGCTGGTGGAGTCTCAATGAGCAGGGCTTTGATCTCTGATGGAGGAAATATAATGAGCTCTACGGGGAGTATGGCTGGTGGAGGCTTAATGAGCAGGGCTTTGATCTTTGATGGAGGAAGTATAATGAGCTCTATGGGGAGTATGGATGGAAGTACTGACCATAATAGATCAATGATGATTGGGCTCCAAG GATCCCCACAGGTTTATTCTATGTCTGGAAGCTCCTACCCTTCTGCTGCTAGAGGACATTCCCAAACTCATGTTCAAGCAATGAACAGCCTAAGCTCTATGAACTTAATGAACTCCAACTACATgacaa CTGATTATCAAATGGATTTGCATCAGCAAGAACTAATGATGCAATCTCAACAGTCATCT ATGGGGAGGCATGGTGGATTTTATTTTGGTGATGCGTCTATGCCAACATATCCTCTACAACTACCAAGTGATCAAGCTGTGAGCCGTAGTGGTGTTATCTTCTCTCAG ACTGGTGGACCTCCGACTATTGGATCAAGATCTGTGAATGCTGCAACGGGTTATGACGACCAGCCCCTCCGGCACCATCAGAACACATCCCAGTTTGGCGGGGAGAAGCTACCAGCTATTGGCCAACCCATCAGAGACGTGGGATCACAACCAACGCAAGCGGCGACACAGTCCACTCCTGACCCTTTTAGCATGCTAGGTTTGGTTAATGTGATTAACCAGACCAACCCTGACGTGACTACTTTGGCACTTGGGGTTGACTTGCAGGAAATTGGGTTAGATATGACctcaaaagaaaaacttttCAAGACTTTCGCCTCGCCTTGGGCTAATGAACCCCTTAAAGAGGATCATGAACACTTCGATCTACCGCAGTGTTACAACGCAGTACAACTACCACCTCCAAAT CAAGGGATGTTTAGAAGGTTTGACATGAGCACattgttttacatattttatag CATGCCGAATGATGAGGCGCAGCTATACGCAGCTAATGAACT TAACAACAGGTACTGGTTCTACCACAAAGAACACAAGTGTTGGTTCAAACGAACTGAGATACCTCTCGTGCAAACAAATGCTTATGAAAGAGGAACATATGACTGTTTTGATCCAGACAAATTTGAGACCGTTCAAAAG gaaaattttgttatttattatgaGATGCTGGAAAGGAGGCCGTCTCTACCTCAACACCGAGTGTAA
- the LOC125577188 gene encoding uncharacterized protein LOC125577188 translates to MWVANLDRLPTRVRLASWGLQIPTTCCLCSSEPETRDHLMLTCQFSREVWKLALGNLNPPVQLFRDWNELLSWIRMSSKLSPSILRKLATQATIFHLWKQRNNAYHNSCVVLPLVISKMIYRDVKNTILARRNRKQFRTLLSLWIT, encoded by the coding sequence ATGTGGGTAGCAAATCTTGATAGACTACCTACCCGGGTCAGATTAGCGTCATGGGGTCTGCAAATTCCCACTACTTGCTGTCTATGTTCTAGTGAGCCTGAGACCAGAGACCACCTGATGCTTACTTGCCAATTTAGCAGGGAGGTTTGGAAGCTAGCACTGGGAAATTTAAACCCTCCGGTACAGCTCTTCAGGGATTGGAATGAGCTTTTGTCTTGGATCAGAATGTCATCGAAACTAAGCCCGTCAATCCTTAGGAAGTTGGCGACTCAAGCAACTATCTTTCATCTCTGGAAACAGAGAAACAACGCTTACCACAACAGCTGTGTGGTTCTTCCTCTTGTGATCTCGAAAATGATTTATAGGGATGTGAAGAATACGATCTTGGCAAGAAGGAATAGGAAGCAATTTCGTACCCTCTTGTCTCTGTGGATCACTTAA